A genomic window from Candidatus Bathyarchaeota archaeon includes:
- a CDS encoding 50S ribosomal protein L30e, whose translation MIDVNKAITTTAKTGRIQIGAKSALKSAKAKKAKLIIFASNCPSGIQEEIEQYCKIAEIPVSVFKGESTDLGALCGKPYTICVLTVKDPGDSQILKITEE comes from the coding sequence ATGATAGATGTCAACAAAGCAATAACAACAACTGCGAAAACTGGAAGAATTCAAATTGGAGCAAAAAGTGCACTGAAAAGTGCCAAAGCCAAAAAGGCCAAATTGATTATATTTGCTTCTAACTGTCCTTCTGGTATTCAAGAAGAGATTGAACAATACTGTAAGATTGCAGAAATTCCAGTATCCGTATTTAAAGGTGAAAGTACAGATCTAGGTGCACTATGTGGAAAACCCTACACCATTTGTGTTTTGACTGTTAAAGATCCTGGCGACTCACAGATTCTAAAAATCACGGAGGAATAA
- a CDS encoding DNA-directed RNA polymerase subunit A': protein MSDDIIHKIIDELYFGLFSPQDIRRQSVAEIQTADTYDEDGAPITSGLMDGRLGTLEPRQRCKTCGNTAIRCPGHFGHIELAVPIIHIEFTKIIHNLLQTTCRNCGRVLLTESRVASVRAQIQEQIDLLGEVPPDFYKLITKEAKKKECPYCGAQQSKIDFAKPTTFYEVLEEEGAQRLTQSMIRERLERVPDDDLELFGFTPATARPEWMILQVLPVPPVYVRPSITLESGIRSEDDLTHKLVDIIRINQRLRENMEAGAPTLIIQDLSELLQYHCTTYFNNEASGIPPARHRSGRALKTISQRLKGKEGRFRSNLSGKRVDFSARTVVSPDPNLDINEVGVPQEIAMRLSMPEKVTVWNIEEMRKLIINGPENFPGALYVVRPDGKRVRLEFVIERDKVAESLETGFIVERHLMNGDIAIFNRQPSLHRMSIMAHYVRVLPHKTFRLHLCVCPPYNADFDGDEMNLHVPQGEEAQTEARMLMQVQDQILSPRFGGPIIGAIRDFITASYLFTRKASYLTKAEVCRLLVASGFDGELPEPEIKEPQPMWSGKQIFSLYLPKDLNYVLKSTICRNCKTCLGEDCENDAYVVVKNGVLKSGLIDRRSIGAEQSDSLLHRIIKDYGSEAGRKFLNDICQLLKVFIGMRGFTYSYDELELSDAARKKIRRNMNIIEKRIEKLITDYRAGTLPRLPGQTLNESFEIYVMNELAEARDKAGKVADEDFELENSGIIMTRTGARGSNLNIGQMTACVGQQAVRGKRIMRGYVNRALSHFKEGDPTPRARGFVYNSYQTGLDPIEYFFHAMGGREGLVDTAVRTQQSGYMQRRLINALEQLRVEYDGTVRNSIGDVIQITYGEDGVDPAKSDHGLAVNVSRIIDQVGIMVDKETPASKDYVMERLSEVEDRLTPLLVSELKNELKRAKFGKTGVDKAISLTLENYKRALVEPGEAVGIVAAQSIGEPGTQMTLRTFHYAGVREQNVTLGLPRLIEIVDARRSPSTPIMNIYLDKEHRKSKEKATEIARDVITTTLGDVAAAEPYVDPELEVVVVELDPVLCSERCVNVEGLPDVIKLTSYDVSLEENRLLFTPKKEVDMSKLVASLPSEHIKGVPDIRRVLVTEETGEWVIRTDGSNLSAVLDVSGIDPTRTTTNNVHEIAETLGIEAARNSLMKEALGVLEEQGLDVDIRHVMLMADIMTSTGDVRQIGRHGISGKKSSVLARAAFEITVPNLVDAAIKGSSDPLKGVTENVIVGQSIPIGTGLVDLYMTPTKNREKKQ from the coding sequence ATGTCAGATGATATAATTCATAAAATTATAGACGAACTTTACTTTGGGCTGTTTTCCCCCCAAGACATCCGAAGACAATCCGTTGCAGAAATCCAAACAGCAGACACTTACGACGAAGACGGCGCCCCAATTACTTCTGGACTTATGGACGGAAGATTAGGAACCCTAGAACCCCGACAACGATGCAAAACCTGTGGAAACACTGCAATACGCTGTCCAGGACACTTTGGTCACATCGAATTAGCTGTTCCAATTATTCACATTGAATTTACAAAAATTATTCACAATTTGCTCCAAACTACCTGTAGAAACTGCGGGCGTGTTCTACTTACTGAAAGTCGTGTTGCTTCAGTAAGAGCTCAAATCCAAGAACAAATCGACTTGTTGGGAGAAGTTCCCCCGGACTTTTATAAATTAATAACAAAAGAAGCGAAAAAGAAAGAATGTCCATACTGTGGTGCCCAGCAATCAAAAATTGATTTTGCTAAACCTACCACTTTTTATGAAGTACTTGAAGAAGAAGGCGCTCAACGATTAACACAAAGCATGATACGAGAACGACTTGAACGCGTACCCGACGACGATTTAGAATTGTTCGGTTTCACCCCTGCTACTGCCCGTCCAGAGTGGATGATTCTCCAAGTTCTGCCAGTACCTCCAGTATATGTTAGACCTTCTATTACTTTAGAATCAGGAATTCGTTCAGAAGACGACCTAACGCACAAACTTGTTGACATTATCAGAATCAATCAGCGTCTGCGAGAAAACATGGAAGCTGGTGCCCCTACTCTCATTATTCAAGACCTTTCTGAATTGCTTCAGTATCACTGTACCACTTACTTTAATAACGAAGCATCAGGAATTCCTCCTGCACGTCACCGTTCAGGAAGAGCTCTCAAGACCATTTCTCAGCGTCTGAAAGGAAAAGAAGGTCGATTCCGAAGCAACCTGTCTGGAAAACGTGTAGACTTTTCTGCTCGTACAGTTGTTTCTCCTGATCCAAACCTTGACATCAACGAAGTTGGTGTTCCTCAAGAAATTGCTATGCGTTTGTCTATGCCTGAAAAGGTTACTGTTTGGAACATCGAAGAAATGCGCAAACTGATTATCAATGGTCCAGAAAACTTCCCAGGTGCCCTTTATGTCGTGCGACCTGATGGAAAACGTGTCAGACTAGAATTTGTTATTGAACGTGACAAGGTTGCAGAATCTTTGGAAACTGGCTTCATTGTAGAACGACATCTAATGAATGGAGACATTGCAATCTTCAATCGTCAGCCTTCACTTCACCGGATGTCAATTATGGCACATTATGTGCGGGTTTTGCCCCATAAGACCTTCAGGTTGCACCTATGTGTTTGTCCTCCCTACAACGCGGACTTTGACGGCGACGAAATGAACCTGCACGTTCCCCAGGGTGAAGAAGCTCAAACAGAAGCTCGTATGCTGATGCAGGTACAAGACCAGATTCTATCTCCAAGATTTGGTGGACCAATCATTGGAGCTATCCGAGACTTTATCACTGCATCTTACTTGTTCACTCGAAAAGCAAGTTACTTAACAAAAGCTGAAGTCTGCAGATTGCTTGTAGCTTCTGGTTTTGACGGTGAATTACCTGAACCCGAAATCAAAGAACCCCAACCCATGTGGAGTGGGAAACAAATCTTTAGTTTGTATCTTCCAAAAGACTTGAATTATGTTCTAAAGTCGACAATCTGCCGAAACTGTAAAACTTGTTTAGGCGAAGACTGTGAAAACGACGCCTATGTGGTTGTTAAGAACGGAGTTCTCAAAAGCGGCCTTATCGACAGACGATCAATTGGAGCTGAACAATCAGACAGTTTGCTTCACCGAATAATCAAAGATTATGGCTCTGAAGCTGGACGAAAATTCCTTAATGACATTTGTCAACTTTTGAAAGTCTTCATTGGCATGCGTGGATTCACTTACTCCTATGACGAACTTGAACTTTCAGACGCTGCAAGAAAGAAAATCCGAAGAAACATGAACATAATCGAAAAACGCATTGAAAAACTCATCACTGACTACCGTGCTGGAACTCTACCGCGTCTTCCTGGTCAGACTCTTAACGAATCTTTTGAAATCTACGTTATGAATGAACTCGCCGAAGCCCGAGACAAAGCAGGCAAAGTCGCAGACGAAGACTTCGAACTAGAAAACTCTGGAATCATCATGACTCGCACTGGAGCCCGTGGCTCTAACCTTAACATCGGTCAAATGACTGCTTGTGTTGGTCAACAGGCTGTACGAGGAAAACGTATCATGCGAGGTTACGTGAACCGAGCGTTGTCTCACTTCAAAGAAGGTGACCCAACTCCCCGCGCACGAGGATTCGTTTACAACTCATACCAAACTGGATTGGATCCCATTGAATACTTCTTCCACGCCATGGGTGGTAGGGAAGGTCTAGTAGACACGGCAGTCCGTACCCAGCAAAGTGGTTACATGCAGAGACGTCTGATTAACGCTCTTGAGCAATTGCGAGTTGAATACGACGGCACTGTCAGAAACTCCATTGGTGATGTTATTCAGATTACCTATGGTGAAGACGGTGTTGACCCTGCAAAGAGTGACCACGGTCTTGCTGTAAACGTTAGCCGAATAATCGACCAAGTCGGAATCATGGTGGACAAAGAAACTCCTGCCAGTAAAGATTACGTAATGGAACGACTCAGTGAAGTTGAGGATCGACTAACTCCTCTTCTGGTATCTGAGCTTAAAAACGAACTTAAACGAGCAAAATTCGGCAAAACAGGTGTAGACAAAGCCATTAGTTTAACCTTAGAAAACTACAAACGTGCATTGGTTGAACCCGGAGAAGCTGTGGGTATTGTTGCTGCCCAGTCTATTGGAGAACCTGGTACCCAGATGACTCTACGTACTTTCCACTATGCGGGTGTCCGAGAACAAAACGTCACCCTTGGTTTGCCTAGGCTTATCGAGATTGTTGACGCTCGCAGAAGTCCATCAACTCCTATTATGAACATTTACCTGGACAAAGAACACCGCAAGAGCAAAGAAAAAGCTACAGAAATTGCACGGGATGTTATCACCACAACTTTGGGTGATGTTGCAGCAGCTGAGCCTTACGTTGATCCTGAACTAGAAGTAGTGGTTGTAGAACTTGATCCAGTACTTTGCAGTGAACGATGTGTGAATGTCGAAGGACTACCTGACGTTATCAAACTGACGAGCTATGATGTTAGTTTGGAAGAAAACCGTTTACTGTTCACGCCTAAGAAAGAAGTGGATATGAGTAAGCTTGTAGCTTCCCTTCCATCTGAACACATTAAAGGTGTGCCTGATATCCGTAGGGTTCTTGTTACTGAAGAAACTGGTGAATGGGTTATCCGAACAGACGGCTCTAACTTGTCTGCTGTTCTTGACGTTTCTGGTATTGATCCAACACGAACAACAACAAATAATGTTCACGAAATCGCCGAAACCTTGGGAATTGAAGCAGCAAGAAACTCCTTAATGAAAGAAGCCTTGGGTGTTCTTGAAGAACAAGGTCTAGACGTTGATATCCGACACGTTATGTTGATGGCAGACATCATGACTTCAACAGGTGATGTAAGACAAATCGGGCGCCACGGAATCAGTGGAAAGAAATCCAGTGTTCTGGCCAGAGCAGCTTTCGAGATTACTGTTCCTAACCTTGTTGATGCAGCAATCAAAGGTTCCAGTGATCCATTGAAAGGTGTAACCGAAAACGTTATAGTTGGCCAGTCGATACCCATCGGCACAGGTCTCGTTGATCTTTATATGACACCAACAAAGAACAGAGAGAAGAAACAATGA
- a CDS encoding DNA-directed RNA polymerase subunit B, translated as MVISQDDILTLQKSFFKQKGLVRQHLDSYNKFIDTGLQEVIDETGEIKIEIPEMPYKIKLGQLWVIDPQSKISRPYKTEVDGTKHEIFPMEARFRNLTYAAPLALEMTPVIDGREQEPELVLIGDLPVMLKSKLCILSQLTDEELIEYGEDPHDPGGYFLINGSERVVVAMEDLAPNRVLVDIDNRGTKPVYQAKIFSTTVGFRARIQLRLKSDNSLSVSIPGVPTEAPFVILMRALGIESDKEIAETVSPNPIIQNELEASFEKAAGFDTVEDALMYIGNRVAHGQVEEYRKQKARSIIDRNFLPHIGRIQDNRLEKALFLGEMASRVIELKLGLRQQDDKDHFKNKRLKLAGPLLADLFRIAFRNLCRDIKYQLERMGVKRQLITISAAVRPGIVTDRHRHAIATGNWGRGRVGITQLLDRTNTVSTLSHLRRLQSPLSRSQPNFEARDLHPTHWGRLCPNETPEGSNCGLVKNLSLAASTSIMVDPNTVRQVLYQLDVIPVDETDIDIRSSSAKVFVNGSIMGYCATPKELVDQIRKKRRNGVLSTEINVAYFSHEARDSEEVYISCDQGRVRRPLILLENAVPKLTSEHVEKVRSGEWTWSDIIKEGILEYIDAEEEENIYVAIDHNHITPEHTHVELSTYTILGICASIIPYPEHNQSPRNSYEAAMSKQALGINLTNFPNRVDSRCHILHYPQTPLIKTKPMEIIGYDQRPSGQNCIVAVLSFEGYNMEDAIIFNKASIERGLLRSTFYRIYEAECRQYLGGLRDRFLVPEPGIRGYRGEQYYRFLEPDGIVSLESEVTGGDVLIGRTSPPRFLEEYKEFEVKGPTMRDTSVDVRSSEGGVVDDIFITETGEGSKIVKVRVRDQRIPELGDKFASRHGQKGVVGMIVPQEDMPFSPKGIVPDLIVNPHAMPSRMTVGQFLESIAGKVASGRGKPVDGTPFSNEGSEQLKQELVKLGFSNTGREILYSGITGEKYVADIFMGVVYYQKLHHMVSDKMHARARGQVQMLTRQPTEGRARGGGLRFGEMERDCLIGHGAAMVLRDRLLEESDKYLLYVCENCGFISYYDIKLRKYTCRICEEKGQVSPVVVSYAFKLLLQEMMSLCITPRLKLKERA; from the coding sequence TTGGTAATTTCACAAGATGATATTCTTACTCTTCAGAAATCTTTCTTTAAACAGAAAGGATTAGTTAGACAACACCTAGACTCCTATAACAAATTCATCGACACTGGACTTCAAGAAGTCATCGATGAAACAGGAGAAATCAAAATTGAAATCCCAGAAATGCCCTACAAAATCAAACTCGGTCAACTCTGGGTAATTGACCCTCAATCAAAAATCAGTAGACCCTACAAGACTGAAGTTGATGGAACAAAACACGAAATTTTCCCCATGGAAGCCCGATTCCGAAACTTAACCTACGCGGCACCCCTTGCCCTTGAGATGACCCCCGTCATAGACGGACGGGAACAAGAACCGGAACTTGTTTTGATCGGCGACCTTCCTGTTATGCTTAAATCTAAACTTTGCATACTATCACAATTAACCGACGAAGAGCTGATAGAGTATGGAGAAGACCCCCACGACCCTGGAGGTTACTTCCTTATTAACGGCTCAGAACGAGTAGTCGTCGCCATGGAAGACCTAGCCCCAAACCGTGTGCTCGTAGACATCGACAACCGCGGAACAAAACCGGTTTATCAAGCTAAAATCTTCTCCACAACTGTAGGTTTCCGCGCAAGAATCCAACTTAGACTGAAATCTGACAATTCATTATCTGTTTCCATACCCGGAGTTCCAACCGAAGCCCCCTTCGTAATTTTGATGCGTGCCCTTGGAATCGAATCAGACAAAGAAATCGCAGAAACAGTTTCTCCAAACCCAATAATCCAAAACGAACTTGAAGCCTCCTTCGAGAAAGCCGCAGGTTTTGACACCGTAGAAGATGCCCTGATGTATATTGGAAACCGTGTTGCCCATGGTCAAGTTGAAGAATACCGAAAACAAAAAGCCCGAAGCATAATCGACAGAAACTTCTTGCCTCACATCGGTCGAATCCAAGATAACCGTTTAGAAAAAGCTTTGTTCCTTGGCGAAATGGCAAGCCGAGTTATTGAACTTAAATTAGGACTTAGACAACAAGATGACAAAGACCACTTCAAAAACAAACGCCTTAAACTTGCAGGTCCTCTGTTGGCTGACTTGTTCAGAATTGCTTTCAGAAACTTGTGCCGGGACATAAAATATCAACTAGAACGCATGGGTGTCAAACGACAACTTATCACAATTTCTGCTGCTGTTCGTCCAGGTATAGTAACTGACAGACACAGACACGCCATAGCCACTGGAAACTGGGGAAGAGGACGTGTCGGTATTACTCAACTTCTTGACCGAACAAACACCGTTTCCACTTTGAGTCACCTTCGACGGTTACAGTCTCCTCTTAGTCGCAGCCAACCAAACTTCGAGGCTCGTGACCTTCACCCAACCCACTGGGGACGGCTCTGTCCAAATGAAACTCCCGAAGGCTCAAATTGTGGTCTGGTAAAGAACCTCTCCTTAGCTGCTTCTACTTCTATTATGGTTGACCCGAACACTGTTCGACAAGTTTTGTATCAATTGGATGTAATTCCAGTTGATGAAACAGACATCGACATCCGAAGCTCAAGCGCTAAAGTCTTCGTTAACGGCTCAATCATGGGTTATTGTGCTACCCCCAAAGAATTAGTTGACCAAATACGCAAAAAACGCAGAAATGGAGTACTTTCCACAGAAATTAATGTTGCTTACTTCTCCCACGAAGCAAGAGACAGCGAAGAAGTATACATAAGCTGCGACCAAGGTCGTGTTCGACGTCCACTTATTCTTCTAGAAAACGCTGTGCCCAAATTAACTTCTGAGCATGTTGAAAAAGTCCGTTCTGGTGAATGGACTTGGTCAGACATAATCAAAGAAGGAATCTTAGAATACATTGACGCTGAAGAAGAAGAAAACATCTACGTCGCAATCGACCATAACCACATCACTCCTGAGCACACTCATGTAGAACTTTCCACTTACACAATTCTGGGAATTTGTGCCTCTATCATACCTTATCCTGAACACAATCAGTCACCACGAAACTCTTACGAAGCAGCAATGTCCAAACAAGCCTTGGGAATCAACTTAACAAACTTCCCCAACCGTGTTGACTCCCGATGCCACATTTTGCACTACCCTCAAACTCCTTTGATTAAAACCAAACCAATGGAAATCATTGGATACGACCAAAGACCTTCTGGACAAAACTGTATAGTTGCAGTTCTATCCTTTGAAGGCTACAACATGGAAGATGCTATCATATTCAACAAAGCTTCCATTGAACGTGGTTTGTTGCGCTCAACTTTCTATCGTATCTACGAAGCAGAATGCCGCCAATACCTCGGCGGACTCAGGGACCGATTTCTAGTTCCTGAACCCGGAATCCGCGGATACCGTGGAGAACAATATTACCGTTTTCTTGAACCTGACGGTATCGTTAGCCTTGAATCTGAAGTAACTGGAGGAGATGTCCTCATCGGACGAACCAGCCCTCCAAGATTCCTTGAAGAATACAAAGAATTTGAAGTCAAAGGTCCAACAATGCGTGACACCTCAGTTGACGTGCGCTCTTCTGAAGGCGGTGTAGTTGATGACATATTCATCACAGAAACTGGAGAAGGCAGCAAAATCGTCAAAGTCCGAGTTCGAGACCAACGCATTCCCGAATTAGGAGACAAGTTTGCATCCCGTCACGGACAGAAAGGTGTTGTCGGAATGATAGTTCCACAAGAGGACATGCCCTTCTCACCAAAAGGAATCGTTCCAGACCTCATCGTTAACCCCCACGCCATGCCATCAAGGATGACCGTTGGCCAGTTCCTTGAATCAATCGCAGGAAAAGTTGCCTCTGGACGAGGAAAACCTGTTGACGGAACCCCATTCAGCAATGAAGGATCCGAACAACTCAAACAAGAGTTAGTTAAACTTGGTTTCAGTAACACTGGACGAGAGATACTCTACAGCGGCATTACTGGAGAAAAATACGTAGCTGACATCTTTATGGGCGTAGTTTACTATCAGAAACTTCATCACATGGTTTCAGACAAAATGCACGCAAGGGCTCGCGGACAAGTCCAGATGCTTACCCGTCAGCCAACTGAAGGTCGTGCCCGTGGTGGTGGTCTGCGTTTCGGAGAAATGGAACGAGACTGCTTGATTGGTCACGGTGCTGCCATGGTTCTAAGGGACCGCCTGTTGGAAGAATCTGACAAATATCTGCTGTATGTGTGTGAAAACTGTGGATTCATTTCCTATTATGACATCAAACTGCGCAAATACACTTGCAGAATCTGTGAAGAAAAAGGTCAGGTATCCCCAGTAGTAGTGTCTTACGCTTTCAAGTTGTTGTTGCAGGAAATGATGAGCCTGTGTATTACTCCGAGATTAAAACTAAAGGAGCGAGCATAA
- a CDS encoding alpha-ribazole phosphatase CobZ, which produces METKFDNLPLLKYLENHGVTLKDLLDTALEMHIPHPGIETREQAKELFKAGFYEALTDVNVAVLQVACFRAEEDGQNGLIPLLPAEQFKGRPGLIVDEYLGMTIANYIAGARAIFEYIRYDQAKPGILRKLGPIANDAISGLIAGVSSRVYSGALEKQKLMESEKK; this is translated from the coding sequence ATGGAAACAAAATTTGACAACTTGCCCTTACTCAAATACTTAGAAAACCACGGAGTAACCCTTAAAGACCTACTAGACACCGCCCTAGAAATGCACATTCCCCACCCGGGAATAGAAACCCGCGAACAAGCCAAAGAATTATTTAAGGCAGGATTTTACGAAGCCTTAACCGACGTTAACGTAGCAGTTTTACAAGTTGCATGTTTCCGCGCAGAAGAAGACGGACAAAACGGTTTGATTCCCCTTCTTCCTGCAGAACAATTCAAAGGTCGCCCCGGACTAATAGTTGACGAGTACCTGGGAATGACCATCGCAAACTACATTGCAGGTGCCCGAGCAATTTTTGAGTACATACGTTACGACCAAGCTAAACCCGGAATATTAAGAAAACTTGGTCCTATAGCAAATGACGCCATCAGTGGACTGATTGCTGGAGTATCTAGTCGAGTTTATTCTGGTGCTTTAGAAAAACAAAAACTGATGGAATCAGAAAAAAAGTAA
- a CDS encoding TIGR00303 family protein, whose product MHDIILANNKTKGAEMIEQLKGKNPFFSCVVGVTETAKIQGISAAGANPEITDYTPPADMELLYFGRCKCITGVPVTPDGIPTPALITMSALKLADIPTLVVNAGLKIKPHVPFLDVGGCPGKDIRTGKAVENPKEVMERAKIVGETLSKTVDYLVVGESIPGGTTTALSALLALGIDAKGKVSSSMPLNPHELKIKTAQTALQAANITEGKYSNDPMGAVSAVGDPMQPAAAGLIIGAAKKVPVIMAGGTQMAAVLAIVNAANPEILGNVAIGTTKWIVNDKTSDLNGLVSKIADVPVLAADLDFGKSKFVGLQAYEKGVVKEGVGCGGSSIAAMLQSNGTITKDVLLKEIEKNYKTLVGI is encoded by the coding sequence ATGCATGATATTATTTTGGCAAACAATAAAACCAAAGGCGCAGAAATGATTGAGCAACTAAAGGGCAAAAACCCGTTTTTTAGTTGTGTTGTTGGAGTAACTGAAACAGCAAAGATTCAAGGAATCTCTGCTGCTGGGGCAAACCCAGAAATTACTGATTATACCCCGCCCGCGGACATGGAGCTTTTGTATTTTGGCAGATGTAAGTGCATTACTGGAGTTCCTGTGACTCCAGATGGTATTCCGACTCCGGCGTTGATTACTATGTCGGCTTTGAAACTGGCAGACATACCTACCCTTGTGGTTAATGCGGGATTAAAAATAAAGCCCCATGTTCCCTTTTTAGATGTTGGAGGCTGTCCTGGAAAAGATATACGAACGGGCAAAGCTGTAGAAAACCCTAAAGAGGTAATGGAAAGAGCAAAAATTGTTGGAGAAACATTGTCCAAAACAGTCGATTACCTTGTTGTAGGGGAAAGCATTCCCGGTGGAACCACTACAGCCCTGAGCGCATTATTAGCCCTTGGGATAGATGCAAAAGGCAAAGTCAGCAGTAGTATGCCCTTGAATCCTCACGAGCTAAAAATTAAAACTGCCCAAACAGCCCTGCAAGCAGCAAACATAACCGAGGGAAAATACAGTAACGACCCTATGGGTGCAGTTTCCGCAGTAGGTGACCCCATGCAACCAGCCGCCGCAGGACTAATTATTGGAGCAGCAAAAAAAGTGCCCGTTATCATGGCAGGGGGAACCCAGATGGCAGCAGTGCTAGCAATCGTTAATGCTGCAAACCCTGAAATTTTAGGTAATGTTGCCATTGGGACAACAAAATGGATAGTAAACGACAAAACTTCAGACCTTAATGGCCTAGTTTCTAAGATTGCAGATGTTCCAGTTTTAGCTGCAGACTTGGATTTTGGCAAATCAAAGTTTGTGGGACTGCAGGCTTACGAAAAAGGTGTAGTAAAAGAAGGCGTTGGATGCGGAGGAAGCTCAATTGCAGCAATGTTGCAGTCCAATGGAACTATAACTAAAGATGTTTTGCTCAAGGAAATTGAAAAAAACTACAAGACCCTAGTTGGTATATAA
- a CDS encoding 4Fe-4S dicluster domain-containing protein, giving the protein MAKKMYKGIPRNKIPWYPIIDKEKCTNCGKCVEYCSLGTFGFEEKDGEKQVVIKNPYNCVVLCTGCDSICPTGAMSHPSVEETEKIIEDLQKNV; this is encoded by the coding sequence GTGGCTAAAAAAATGTACAAAGGAATTCCCCGAAACAAAATCCCTTGGTATCCTATAATTGACAAAGAAAAATGCACTAACTGCGGCAAATGTGTAGAATACTGTAGCCTTGGAACTTTTGGTTTTGAAGAAAAAGACGGAGAAAAACAAGTAGTGATAAAAAATCCATATAATTGTGTGGTTCTTTGTACTGGCTGTGATTCTATTTGTCCGACTGGGGCTATGTCTCATCCGTCTGTGGAAGAAACTGAAAAGATAATTGAAGACTTACAAAAAAATGTCTAA
- a CDS encoding winged helix-turn-helix transcriptional regulator, producing the protein MLLQIKDQNKFKAKIFKALSDPVRLEILEFLRDGEKCVCKIVPHLDIIQPVVSRHLKILKNCGMVKNRKDGNRRLYSVADPQVFKIVDSLTPEIMNSLTEKILEQII; encoded by the coding sequence ATGCTCCTACAAATCAAAGACCAAAACAAGTTCAAAGCCAAAATTTTCAAAGCATTATCAGACCCAGTTCGACTAGAAATACTCGAATTCCTCCGTGACGGCGAAAAATGCGTATGCAAAATTGTTCCTCACCTTGATATTATTCAGCCAGTAGTTTCTCGGCACTTAAAAATTCTAAAAAACTGCGGAATGGTCAAAAATAGAAAAGATGGAAACCGTAGACTCTACTCGGTAGCAGACCCTCAAGTGTTCAAAATTGTTGACTCACTTACTCCAGAAATCATGAACTCACTTACAGAAAAAATCTTGGAGCAAATCATCTAA
- the arsM gene encoding arsenite methyltransferase, whose product MENKKIKEHIKKRYGAIASSDCSSCSSTSCSSSACCPSSGSDDPPQYIAWKVGYAPDEINSVPEEAVSGLGCGNPVALAKLKEGQTVLDLGSGGGMDSFLASKKVGPTGKVIGVDMTQQMIDKAKTTASAHGYNNVEFRLGEIESLPVDDSSVDVIISNCVVNLAPDKLKVFKEAYRVLKPDGHLMVSDLVTLGDLPENVKKSFDAWASCIAGALEKDDYLNKIAEAGFTDVKVVSEKPYLIDVSSQIKGKIISIQVEAQKSS is encoded by the coding sequence ATGGAAAATAAAAAAATAAAAGAACACATCAAAAAGCGGTATGGTGCCATTGCTTCATCCGACTGTTCTAGTTGTTCATCAACTTCTTGCAGTTCTTCTGCGTGTTGTCCCTCATCAGGTTCTGATGACCCTCCACAATATATCGCATGGAAAGTCGGCTACGCTCCCGACGAAATAAACAGCGTTCCCGAAGAAGCTGTTTCAGGCTTAGGGTGCGGAAACCCGGTTGCCCTCGCAAAACTCAAAGAAGGACAAACTGTTCTTGACTTGGGCTCTGGTGGAGGAATGGACTCTTTTTTAGCCTCCAAAAAAGTTGGACCCACCGGAAAAGTGATTGGGGTTGACATGACCCAACAAATGATCGACAAAGCTAAAACTACTGCGTCGGCTCATGGTTACAATAATGTGGAGTTCCGTTTAGGAGAAATTGAGTCCTTGCCTGTTGATGATTCCTCAGTGGATGTAATAATCAGCAACTGTGTAGTTAACTTGGCTCCCGACAAACTCAAAGTCTTCAAAGAGGCTTACCGGGTTCTAAAACCGGACGGTCATTTGATGGTTTCCGACCTAGTTACCTTGGGTGATTTGCCTGAAAATGTCAAAAAAAGTTTTGATGCTTGGGCTAGTTGCATAGCTGGTGCTTTGGAAAAAGACGATTATTTAAACAAAATTGCAGAGGCAGGCTTTACTGACGTTAAAGTTGTTTCTGAAAAACCTTACCTGATTGATGTTTCATCCCAAATTAAAGGAAAAATAATCAGCATACAAGTTGAGGCTCAGAAAAGTTCCTAA